The Melanotaenia boesemani isolate fMelBoe1 chromosome 17, fMelBoe1.pri, whole genome shotgun sequence genome segment TGGTCCAAAAACATTTATGTGTAGCCCCGCAGGCACTCTGAGCCATCGTTACCACAGGTGTAAAAGTCCACTCTGAAATCATGGCCAAGAGCATGACTCTGCTGTGGGGCTCTGGCTCTCCGCCCTGCTGGAGGGTGATGATCGCTCTGGAGGAGAAGAACCTGCAGGGCTACAACCACAAACTGCTCTCCTTCGAGAAGATGGAGCACAAGTCAAAGGAAGTGTTTGATTTAAATCCCAGGGGGCAGGTAAAAAAACCATAACCACATACACTAAAGCTAATGAATAGTGTTGATGATACACAAAAATACATCatgaatacttttttttttctccctagaCAATTATTGGCTCCAttctggacagaaaaaaaaacaatttagttTCACACCTGTAAATATTTGCTCACGAATGAAATAACTAACTAAATGTGACATTAAATAGTTCAGAAtctgatttaataatatttctatGAAATTGCTATGAATAAGGCTGAAATAGTTATTGTTTGAAATggttattttgtcttttaaataaacatttacgcATATTATCTCTAAACTTGAGTTGCTGGTAGTTTTGTTATGCTACATTTCATAGGGCATGagtttttgcatttctttaaataattaagCAGACAACTATGTTAACTTAGCCAAGATAAAACCATGAAATGTTTGATCTAATTCTGTGGATAAACACTTGATATTGTTTGGTAATGGACTTGTatgacatttttcattgttaGCTCACACTACTATTAAGTAGGTAAAAATCATACTtcttctaaaaaataaataaaataacatataaaTGGATGTTAAATGAGCAAAACAGTTGGATAACCATAAAGTACGTAAGtccatttaatttatatagcactttttacAGGTTAAAAGCCACATAGTGCTTTACAATAGTTAAATAAAGCAATCACATACaggaaaaaacaagataaaaaataagacagaaGGGAGACAAGAACAAGCATAAAATAtagcaaaaaacaacaacaaaaaaaatcagaccAAGCCCTTACCTTATTAAAAACCTGCCTAAATAAGTCTTAAGTGACTCCCAGCATGCTTTTCATAATACCTCAGATTAGCTGTTAATGCTTCTGTctctcattttatttgttgttttttcagatTCCAACTTTCAAACATGGAGACATCATCCTGAATGAATCCTACGCTGCCTGTTTTCACCTGGAGGTGAGGGGGCTGGTCCGTCTGTTAGGACTAATTTTAACATTGCACATTTTAACAAGTATGTATCTGCCTCTGTGCTTGACAGAACCAGTTCAAGTCTCAGGGAACCAAACTGATCCCAGACAGCCTCAAAGAACAAGCACTGGTGTACCAGCGCATGTTTGAGGGTCTCCAGTTCTATGACAAACTCAGTAAGTTAACAACTCAtctgtattttattattctgtcaTCAAcccattttaataatttaaaattgaGTAACACTGGTTTCTTAATACC includes the following:
- the LOC121656778 gene encoding glutathione S-transferase A-like isoform X1, which produces MAKSMTLLWGSGSPPCWRVMIALEEKNLQGYNHKLLSFEKMEHKSKEVFDLNPRGQIPTFKHGDIILNESYAACFHLENQFKSQGTKLIPDSLKEQALVYQRMFEGLQFYDKLTSVIFYDWYVPEDERHDSALRRNKEALTTELKLWDSYLQKLGSGSHLAGPSFSLVDVVVFPTVAMLFRYGLCANRYPKLGEYYAMLKDRPSIKASWPPHWLENPKGQDTLKEI